The following DNA comes from Vibrio gigantis.
TAATCTTACTTTCTGTTTGTGTCTACTGACTAATTGCAGGTGTTGATCGAATACTCGGGCTACTACCATATGGAAGCTGTTCGACCCCAAATCGATAGCGGCAATACATCGAGAATGTTTGTTATCAATTAGCGACATGATTTCTCTCTTGTTTGTACTTCTTGCGAGCCAATTTCTCCATACGTTTAATATAGTGGTAAGTGGAGAGTTGCGACGTCGGGTAATCAAGCGGGTTTGCCGGTGCTTGTATATAAGGGTTACTCATCGATTGGTTTAGCACTCTAGCTTTGTTGCTGTCATCGAAATGAAACTCGGTGATGTCGATAATGGTTTGCTTGATCTTTGGATCTAAAATTGGGGCTGCAACTTCGATGCGATGATCAAAGTTTCGTGTCATCCAGTCTGCAGAGGAGATATAGACTTTCGGCTTTCCAGAGTTACCAAATATCATCACTCTCGGGTGTTCGAGAAAACGGTCGACCACACTGACAACTTCAATATGGTTACTGACGTTGGGTATGCCAGGGACAAGAGAGCACATGCCACGAATGACCATTCTCACTTTTACATTTGCTTGGCTGGCCTGATAGAGCTTTTCAATGATATCGCGGTCGACCAAGTTGTTGAGTTTTAGAGTGATGCTTGCTGGCTTATCCTCTATCGCGTTTTGTATTTCACTATCTATCAACTGATACAGACGTTTTCTTGTATTCTTTGGCGACACAATCAGTTGTTTGAATTGGGACCTTTGATAAGGGTTTTCAACATACTTAAAGACTTGCCTCACCTCTTGAGTCAAATCTTTATTTGCAGTGAGCAGAGAAAAATCGGTATATACCCGCGCTGTAACTTCGTGAAAGTTGCCAGTGCCAATATGGGCATAATGCTCTGTATGCTTGCCTTCTTTTCGTTTGATGAGCAGCAGCTTGGAGTGGATCTTCAAGCTCGGGATGCCATGGATGACTTTTACACCCGCTTCTTGAAGTTTCTTGGTCCATTGAATATTGGCTTGCTCATCAAAGCGGGCTTGCAGCTCGACAACCACGGTGACCTTTTTGCCATTGTGCGCAGCGTCGATAATCGAGCTAAGGAGTTTTGAGCCTTCTGCAACACGATAAACGTTTATTTTTATGGAGGTTACCTTAGGGTCAAAGGAAGCCTGCCTCACGAGCTCAGTGATGTGATTAAAGGTGTGATAAGGGTAATGGAGTAAGATGTCACGAGCTTTGATCGCTTCGAAATAGTTTGGGTAGTGGCTGAAATGCGCACACTTAATCGCGGGTAGCGGACGATTAACTAAATCACGTCGATTAAGGCTTGGGAACTCAGAGAAATGTTTGAAGTTATGATAGCGTCCACCTGCGATGACACTATCATAGTCAGACAGCTTAAGCCTTACTTGTAAAAAATTAAGCATTTCAGCTGGCATTTCTGATTCATAGATAAGGCGTATTGGCAGTGCCGTTAAGCGTTGTTCTAAACCTAAAGACATCGACTCTAAGAGGCTACTTTCATTGTCCTCTTGAAGATCATAATCAGCATCACGCGTCATTTTTATCGCAAAACAACGCAATGAGTCATATTCAAAGAATCCTTTAAGCAAGTCATCCAAACAAAATCGAACTATATTATCTAATAAGATCAAAGTCGTACGCTGTGAACCAGAGGAGTCTGGTAGCTTAACAAATCGAGGGAGTGCCTCTGATGGGATTTCGAGTAAGACATATTGAGAAGATGCGTCACGCTCGATGTCGATGGCTAAGTAACTTTGCTCGTCTTTCATAATATTGAGCAACTGGCTATCTTCGTTTAAAAGAAACGGAGTTAAATGCGGAAGTACTTTTTTCTTAAAGTACTTCTTGATCCATTCGCTTTGTTCTTCGCTGATTTGTTGTTCGTTGACCAGAAAAATACGATTGCGTGCCAATTCTAATAGCAAGTCGTTATACAGTTCATGGAATTGAGCGTCGAGCTTGCTCGCTTTATTCTGCATTTGAGTCAGTAAGGCTTTCGGCGAGTTGGAGGGGAACTGTGGATCTTGAAGTAAGATCTTTCGCTTCACATCAGCAAATCGGACTTTGTAAAACTCATCGAGGTTTTTCGAATAAATACCTAAAAAACGAACTCTTTCGATTAAGGGGACTGACTTGTCTGTCGCCTCTTGGAGCACTCTTTCGTTGAAAGATAACCAGCTAAGTTCTTTTGTTACATAGTCTTTTTCCATCGAGATAAGAATCCTTGAGTACTGGTTATAGAGCTAATTACTTTAATTTAGAATGGCAAAATGCACAAAATCTATGATCTTACTTTAAGAAATATGGCTAACAAACTTGTTATTAGTTTCAGTTGTTTAACGTAACTTGTAATATAATTGTCATCTAACGTACATATTATGTCAGTAGCTAAAAAAAGGTAGATAAACAGATGGCTTCAGCCCAATTTTCATTGAAAGAGCGCGACAAAAAAAGATGGTTGAAAGATCGTCTCGTCCGTTTTTCGGTGACATGTGGCGCGGTCAGTGTTCTAGCCGCTTTGGTATTGATCTTTGTTTACTTAGCTATGGTTATTTTACCGGTATTTTCTGATACTGGTTTAGAGACTAACCAAGCCGTAAAAAAGGTTGCCGTAGAAAAGCCTATCGTCTTATCTGTTGATGAATATGGTCAACATGCATTTACTATCGAAAAATCAGGTTTGGTACAGTTTTGGGATTTAGAGTCTCAAAATACACACTCTTACTTTGAGCGTAATGTTGTAGCTAACCCAACCGCCTTTTCTCGAAATACCCCCTCAGAAAACTGGTTCGCCTTTGCCGACAGCGCAAGCAATCTTACTTTTTTCTATCCTGAGTATAGTGCGCCTGTGCTGAAAAAGGGCAGTGAAGCCGAACCTAAAATTGAGCAAATCGATCTCCCTGAACCATTCTTAAATGGTGAATCATCAAACGGAGTGACAATTGAAAAATTCGCGTTTTCTAAAAATGGACGTGGTATTACGGTAGTCGCTCAGCTAAGTGACCAACGAGTCTTGGTTAAGTGGTATGAGAGTGATCTTACTGGTCAGTATGTTTTTCAGAAAAGCCAATGGCTATCGGATAAGTTGGGCTTACAGCAACAGTTACTAGTCACTCCTGATGGGCAAACTTTATATCTCCGCGCACAATCGGATTTGGCTGTTTTGAAACTATCAGATGACGGTTTTAATGTTCGTGAAGTGATCGATCTGAGCTTAAATGATGCGAAGCATTCCGTAAAAAGCATCGATTTACTGTCTGGGGCATACTCGTTGTTGGTTACGCATGAGGATGGACTGGTTTCTCAGTGGTTCGATGTACTCAAAGATGAAAAGCGTGTTCTGACCCATATTCGAGACTTCCAACTTGCTGAACAAGTGCAGTTTATTTTGCCTGACACTTATAGGAAGGGTTTTTATAGCTTCTATAAGAACGGCACATTACAAAGCCATTATACGACTAGTGAAAAGCTGTCGTTGTTTGAACGAGCATTTGATAAATCACCACAATTAGCGGCTATGTCTGCCAATGAGCTGCACCTGGCGACGCTGATTGATGGCACCATCAGTGTGGCGAAAGTTGATAATGAATATCCACAAATCTCGTTCTCATCGCTCTGGCAAAAGGTCTGGTATGAAAGTTACCCTGAGCCGCAATATGTTTGGCAATCAACGTCGGCGAATGATGACTTTGAAGAAAAATTCAGTTTAGTACCTATCACGTTCGGCACTATCAAAGCAGCTCTGTTTGCGATGATGTTTGCAGTGCCAGTCGCTGTGCTTGGAGCTATTTACACCGCATACTTCATGTCTCCACGGATGCGAAGAGTGGTGAAACCTTCGATAGAGCTGATGGAAGCACTTCCGACTGTGATCATCGGATTTTTGGCCGGGCTTTGGTTTGCTCCAATCGTCGAGACGCATTTAACGGCAGTCTTCTCATTAATGGTGTTACTACCACTGAGCACACTGCTTACTGGACTTGTTTGGTTTTGTTTACCGAAGCTGGTCACGGGGCGCTTCTCTAATGGTTGGCACGCACTGATATTGATTCCGGTATTGGTGATTACGGTGGTTGCTGTGTTTGCTGGTGGAAACAGCATTGAAGCTTTGTTATTTGGTGGTGATATTCGAACCTTCTTGGCTAGCTACGGCATCGACTTTGACCAAAGGAATGCACTGGTGGTCGGTTTTGCTATGGGCTTTGCGGTCATCCCAACGATCTTCACTATTGCTGAAGATGCTATTTTCTCTGTACCTAAACATTTATCTGATGGTTCATTGGCGTTGGGTGCGACCGCGTGGCAAACCCTTATTTATGTGGTGTTATTGACGGCGAGCCCGGGTATCTTTTCTGCAGTTATGATGGGGTTAGGACGCGCGGTTGGCGAAACCATGATCGTCTTGATGGCGACAGGTAACACACCAATTCTTGACTGGAATATTTTAGAAGGGATGAGGACATTATCGGCAACGATTGCTGTTGAATTGCCAGAATCAGAAGTGGGCGGTTCTCATTTCCGCTTGCTGTTCTTGGCCGCACTCTTACTGTTTATCTTCACATTCGCGGTTAACTCAGTCGCAGAGTGGGTTAGACAAAGACTGAGAGATAAATATCGTGCGCTGTAGTGTTAAATGTTTGCCTCAATGGGTATTAATGTCTTTTCGTGGTTTGGTTAGCGTACCTCGTGATCTTCGCCGTTGTTTGAGTTTAGCGCGCCAAGAGCAAGGTCGATCATGATGAATAAACTGAAGTCATTATTATCTTGGGTTAAATCGGGCTCTCCGTGGATATGGCTAACGGGTGGAGCGGTGAGCATCAGTATGCTTTCTGTTCTTGGCCTAATGCTGCTGATTGGTTGGAAGGGCTTAACCTATTTTTGGCCCGCTCCTTTATACCAATGGCAAGTTGATTCCAAAGATTTATCGTTAGTAGTCGATCTTGATGAAACCGTATCAAAACAAGATGTATTGATTGGTCAGTTATATGAACGAAAATACATCCCGATAGAGCAAGTTCCTCAAGTCCATGACCTTTTGTCACCTCAAAATTTGTCGACTGGGCTAATACAGCGCTTAAGCATCAAAGTCGCTAACAGAGAGCTGTACCCTGCGGATTTTGTTTCCATTCTGGATGTTAACTTACGTGAACCAACAACCCCGCTTGATTGGGTTGTGATTGAACGAAGTCGAGGTGGCTATTTCTTTGGTAAGCCGGTGGGTTTTAAAACCGCTTCTGGCACATTTGATACGAACATAGATCAAAAGCTCGAACAGGGTTTAGCGTTTGCCGATACGTTACGTAAAGAAACATCGCGTGTTGTGAACCAAGAAATTCGCAATATCAGTTGGCAATTGGAAAACTTGCGTTTAGAAAAGCGTAAGCTTGAGCTCAATGAGTCAGTAAGCGATGAATACCTTAAAACCTATACTCAAACTAAACTGGAATTAAATCACCAGTTAGGTGAAGCAGAAATTAAGCTTGAGCACCTTAGAAAGCAACTTAATGTTGAAAGCTTGCTCGTTGAGGATATGACAGGAAAGGTGGTTGAAATTTCGCTCAGTCACATTCTGGATTACTGGTACCCGAATAATATGTCTTATCTTGAAAAGGTTGGGCATTGGGGCAAACAAGTTTGGAAGTTTTTATCAGAGAGCCCACGAGACTCAAACTCTGAAGGTGGTGTATTTCCAGCGATTTTTGGCACTGTACTGTTGGTTATTCTTATGTCGATCGTCGTGATGCCTCTTGGCGTGGTCGCTGCTATATATCTCCATGAATACGCAAAAAACAACGCACTCACACGTTTGATTCGCATTGCTGTGATTAACTTGGCGGGTGTACCGTCAATTGTGTATGGTGTTTTTGGTTTAGGCTTTTTTGTTTATACCATTGGTGGCTCGATTGACACTCTGTTTTATGCTGAGCGATTACCTGCTCCGACATTTGGTACTCCGGGTCTACTGTGGTCAGCATTAACCTTAGCGGTATTAACATTGCCCGTTGTTATTGTAACCACCGAAGAAGGTTTAACACGCATTCCTAGCTCTGTGAGGCACGGTTCATTAGCCCTTGGTGCTACTCAATTTGAGACGCTTTGGCGCATTGTTTTACCAATGGCAAGCCCTGCGATTATTACGGGTTTGATTTTAGCAATCGCGAGAGCTGCGGGGGAAGTTGCCCCATTGATGCTGGTGGGTGTTGTGAAATTAGCGTCAAGCTTGCCAGTCGATAGTCAGTTCCCGTATCTACACTTAGACAGAAAGTTCATGCACTTAGGTTTTCATATCTATGATGTTGGTTTTCAAACCTCTAATATCGAAGCGGCGCGACCCTTAGTGTATGCGACTTCATTTTTATTGGTTACGGTGATTGTTGGATTGAATTTAACAGCCATCAATATCCGTAATAACTTGCGCGAAAAATACCGAACCTTAGGACAAGATTAGATGTTCTCGATTAATGAAACCTTGGGTTACCAAGCACCACTTGATGTTCACAACCTGAAGGATGAGCAAATTGCTATCTCGATTGAAGGGCTGAATCTTTATTATAAAGAGAGCCAAGCACTTGATGATATTTCAATGCAGATCCCGAAGGGGCAAGTGACCGCGTTTATCGGCCCTTCTGGCTGTGGTAAGTCGACTCTGCTGCGCTGCATTAATCGCATGAACGATCTTGTTGAAGGCTGCAAGGTTTCCGGGAAAGTGAAGCTTCATGGTAAGAATGTGTATCACCCTCAGGTGGATGTCGCGACCTTACGACGTCGTGTCGGCATGGTATTCCAGCGCCCAAACCCTTTTCCAAAATCTATATATGAGAATGTGGTTTATGGTTTGAGGCTACAAGGTGTTAGCAACAGCCGAGATCTTGACGATGCGGTTGAGCGCTCTCTGCGTGCTGCCGCGCTATGGGATGAAGTAAAAGATCGTTTACATGAAAACGCCTTTGGTTTGTCTGGTGGTCAACAACAGCGCTTAGTTATTGCTCGTGCGGTTGCGATTGAGCCTGAAGTACTCTTGTTGGATGAACCGACATCAGCACTGGATCCTATTTCTACTTTGACGATTGAAGAGCTGATCAACGATCTCAAAACACAATACACCGTGGTGATTGTTACCCATAACATGCAACAAGCCGCGCGTGTGAGTGACCATACCGCCTTTATTCATATGGGAAAATTGATCGAGTACTCAGATACAGACTCAATTTTTACGTCTCCATTGAAAAACCAAACGGAAGACTACATTACTGGTAGATATGGCTAACCTCTAAAGAGGCGTCATCTAGAGCTAAGTCACTCTACATAAATGGCTTTCTTCATTTCTTTCAAGGAGCAAATATGCACTTCGGTCGTCACATTTCAGCGCAATTCAATGTCGAGTTAGAATCCATCCGTACTCATGTCTTGACTATGGGTGGGCTAGTGGAACAGCAACT
Coding sequences within:
- the pstB gene encoding phosphate ABC transporter ATP-binding protein PstB, with amino-acid sequence MFSINETLGYQAPLDVHNLKDEQIAISIEGLNLYYKESQALDDISMQIPKGQVTAFIGPSGCGKSTLLRCINRMNDLVEGCKVSGKVKLHGKNVYHPQVDVATLRRRVGMVFQRPNPFPKSIYENVVYGLRLQGVSNSRDLDDAVERSLRAAALWDEVKDRLHENAFGLSGGQQQRLVIARAVAIEPEVLLLDEPTSALDPISTLTIEELINDLKTQYTVVIVTHNMQQAARVSDHTAFIHMGKLIEYSDTDSIFTSPLKNQTEDYITGRYG
- the pstA gene encoding phosphate ABC transporter permease PstA; amino-acid sequence: MNKLKSLLSWVKSGSPWIWLTGGAVSISMLSVLGLMLLIGWKGLTYFWPAPLYQWQVDSKDLSLVVDLDETVSKQDVLIGQLYERKYIPIEQVPQVHDLLSPQNLSTGLIQRLSIKVANRELYPADFVSILDVNLREPTTPLDWVVIERSRGGYFFGKPVGFKTASGTFDTNIDQKLEQGLAFADTLRKETSRVVNQEIRNISWQLENLRLEKRKLELNESVSDEYLKTYTQTKLELNHQLGEAEIKLEHLRKQLNVESLLVEDMTGKVVEISLSHILDYWYPNNMSYLEKVGHWGKQVWKFLSESPRDSNSEGGVFPAIFGTVLLVILMSIVVMPLGVVAAIYLHEYAKNNALTRLIRIAVINLAGVPSIVYGVFGLGFFVYTIGGSIDTLFYAERLPAPTFGTPGLLWSALTLAVLTLPVVIVTTEEGLTRIPSSVRHGSLALGATQFETLWRIVLPMASPAIITGLILAIARAAGEVAPLMLVGVVKLASSLPVDSQFPYLHLDRKFMHLGFHIYDVGFQTSNIEAARPLVYATSFLLVTVIVGLNLTAINIRNNLREKYRTLGQD
- the ppk1 gene encoding polyphosphate kinase 1; the encoded protein is MEKDYVTKELSWLSFNERVLQEATDKSVPLIERVRFLGIYSKNLDEFYKVRFADVKRKILLQDPQFPSNSPKALLTQMQNKASKLDAQFHELYNDLLLELARNRIFLVNEQQISEEQSEWIKKYFKKKVLPHLTPFLLNEDSQLLNIMKDEQSYLAIDIERDASSQYVLLEIPSEALPRFVKLPDSSGSQRTTLILLDNIVRFCLDDLLKGFFEYDSLRCFAIKMTRDADYDLQEDNESSLLESMSLGLEQRLTALPIRLIYESEMPAEMLNFLQVRLKLSDYDSVIAGGRYHNFKHFSEFPSLNRRDLVNRPLPAIKCAHFSHYPNYFEAIKARDILLHYPYHTFNHITELVRQASFDPKVTSIKINVYRVAEGSKLLSSIIDAAHNGKKVTVVVELQARFDEQANIQWTKKLQEAGVKVIHGIPSLKIHSKLLLIKRKEGKHTEHYAHIGTGNFHEVTARVYTDFSLLTANKDLTQEVRQVFKYVENPYQRSQFKQLIVSPKNTRKRLYQLIDSEIQNAIEDKPASITLKLNNLVDRDIIEKLYQASQANVKVRMVIRGMCSLVPGIPNVSNHIEVVSVVDRFLEHPRVMIFGNSGKPKVYISSADWMTRNFDHRIEVAAPILDPKIKQTIIDITEFHFDDSNKARVLNQSMSNPYIQAPANPLDYPTSQLSTYHYIKRMEKLARKKYKQERNHVAN
- a CDS encoding ABC transporter permease subunit, which translates into the protein MASAQFSLKERDKKRWLKDRLVRFSVTCGAVSVLAALVLIFVYLAMVILPVFSDTGLETNQAVKKVAVEKPIVLSVDEYGQHAFTIEKSGLVQFWDLESQNTHSYFERNVVANPTAFSRNTPSENWFAFADSASNLTFFYPEYSAPVLKKGSEAEPKIEQIDLPEPFLNGESSNGVTIEKFAFSKNGRGITVVAQLSDQRVLVKWYESDLTGQYVFQKSQWLSDKLGLQQQLLVTPDGQTLYLRAQSDLAVLKLSDDGFNVREVIDLSLNDAKHSVKSIDLLSGAYSLLVTHEDGLVSQWFDVLKDEKRVLTHIRDFQLAEQVQFILPDTYRKGFYSFYKNGTLQSHYTTSEKLSLFERAFDKSPQLAAMSANELHLATLIDGTISVAKVDNEYPQISFSSLWQKVWYESYPEPQYVWQSTSANDDFEEKFSLVPITFGTIKAALFAMMFAVPVAVLGAIYTAYFMSPRMRRVVKPSIELMEALPTVIIGFLAGLWFAPIVETHLTAVFSLMVLLPLSTLLTGLVWFCLPKLVTGRFSNGWHALILIPVLVITVVAVFAGGNSIEALLFGGDIRTFLASYGIDFDQRNALVVGFAMGFAVIPTIFTIAEDAIFSVPKHLSDGSLALGATAWQTLIYVVLLTASPGIFSAVMMGLGRAVGETMIVLMATGNTPILDWNILEGMRTLSATIAVELPESEVGGSHFRLLFLAALLLFIFTFAVNSVAEWVRQRLRDKYRAL